A single Bacteroidales bacterium DNA region contains:
- the nadA gene encoding quinolinate synthase NadA, translating to MNTIIKNNILLIKGYVESEINPGINLREEIDRMRKEKNAVILAHYYQDGRIQDIADFIGDSLYLSQQAAKTEADIIVFCGVHFMAETAKILSPSKKVLLPDLNAGCSLADSCKAEDFSEFLKRYPGHTVISYVNTTAEIKALSDIICTSSNAVQIVQSVPENEPIVFAPDKNLGNYIESLTGRKMVIWDGACHVHEQFSLERILELKRQHPEAKIIAHPECEKPLLIVADFIGSTSALLKYTQKDKNNKYIVATESGILHQMIRANPSKIFIPAPPKDVTCGCNDCMYMKLNTMQKLYNCIKFEMPEIEVEETLRVKAESSIKRMLEISEKLGL from the coding sequence ATGAATACTATTATTAAGAATAATATATTGTTAATAAAAGGTTATGTCGAATCTGAAATTAACCCTGGCATCAATTTAAGGGAAGAAATTGACAGAATGCGGAAGGAAAAAAATGCTGTTATTCTGGCCCATTATTACCAGGATGGCAGGATTCAGGATATAGCCGATTTTATTGGAGACAGTCTGTATCTTTCACAACAGGCTGCCAAAACGGAAGCGGATATAATTGTTTTTTGCGGGGTTCATTTTATGGCTGAAACCGCAAAGATTTTGTCACCTTCAAAAAAGGTATTGTTACCGGATCTAAATGCTGGTTGTTCACTTGCTGATTCATGTAAAGCTGAAGATTTCAGTGAATTTTTGAAGAGATATCCGGGCCATACTGTTATTAGTTATGTTAACACAACAGCTGAAATAAAAGCACTGTCTGATATAATCTGTACTTCATCCAATGCTGTTCAGATTGTTCAAAGTGTTCCTGAGAATGAACCTATTGTTTTTGCACCGGATAAGAACCTCGGAAACTATATTGAAAGTCTTACTGGCAGGAAAATGGTAATATGGGATGGTGCCTGTCATGTTCATGAACAGTTTTCACTTGAAAGAATACTTGAATTGAAAAGGCAGCATCCTGAAGCTAAAATTATTGCACATCCGGAATGCGAAAAGCCTTTATTGATAGTAGCTGATTTTATCGGATCTACATCCGCTTTACTTAAATATACTCAGAAAGACAAGAACAATAAATATATTGTCGCTACGGAATCTGGAATATTGCATCAAATGATTAGGGCAAATCCATCAAAAATTTTTATTCCTGCTCCACCCAAAGATGTCACTTGCGGATGTAACGATTGCATGTATATGAAATTAAATACAATGCAGAAACTTTATAATTGTATTAAATTTGAGATGCCCGAAATTGAGGTTGAAGAGACTTTAAGAGTAAAAGCAGAATCATCAATAAAAAGAATGTTGGAAATTTCTGAAAAACTAGGCCTGTAA